The following proteins are encoded in a genomic region of Sulfurovum indicum:
- a CDS encoding 2-oxoglutarate ferredoxin oxidoreductase subunit beta — MAFNYDEYLRMEKMPTLWCWGCGDGVILKAFIRAIDKLGWSKDDVCVVSGIGCSGRFSSYVDFNTVHTTHGRTVAFATGIKLANPDKKVICVAGDGDGLAIGGNHTIHGCRRNIDITLIIIQNFIYGLTNSQTSPTTPQGMWTVSQKAGNIDPTFDGCELAIAAGASFVGRENVTAPKKLEKLLLQAMEHKGFSYVEAMSNCHINLGRKNKMQSAMENLDWIDSITVSKKKYDQLSPEEQLNLFPTGILKQDTEAGEYCELYKEIQKVHQGERGPITQDDFKKKI, encoded by the coding sequence ATGGCATTTAATTATGATGAATATTTAAGAATGGAAAAGATGCCAACACTTTGGTGTTGGGGTTGTGGTGATGGTGTAATCCTTAAAGCATTTATCCGTGCAATCGATAAACTCGGTTGGAGTAAAGATGATGTGTGTGTGGTTTCAGGAATTGGTTGTTCAGGAAGATTCTCTTCTTATGTTGACTTCAATACAGTCCATACGACACACGGAAGAACTGTAGCGTTTGCAACAGGTATCAAGCTGGCGAATCCTGATAAAAAGGTGATTTGTGTAGCAGGTGACGGTGATGGTCTTGCGATCGGCGGTAACCATACAATTCATGGGTGTAGAAGAAATATCGATATTACATTGATTATTATACAAAACTTCATTTACGGTCTGACTAACTCTCAGACATCACCAACAACACCACAGGGTATGTGGACAGTTTCTCAAAAAGCAGGGAACATCGATCCTACATTTGATGGTTGTGAACTTGCTATTGCTGCAGGTGCTTCATTTGTAGGTAGAGAGAATGTAACTGCACCGAAGAAGCTTGAGAAGTTGCTGCTGCAAGCAATGGAACATAAAGGTTTCTCTTATGTTGAGGCAATGTCAAATTGTCACATCAACCTTGGTAGAAAGAACAAAATGCAGTCTGCAATGGAGAACCTTGACTGGATCGACTCTATTACTGTTTCCAAGAAAAAGTATGATCAGCTCAGCCCGGAAGAGCAGTTGAACCTATTCCCTACCGGAATCTTGAAACAAGATACAGAAGCAGGTGAGTATTGTGAATTGTATAAAGAGATCCAAAAAGTTCATCAGGGTGAAAGAGGACCGATCACTCAAGATGACTTCAAGAAAAAAATATAA
- a CDS encoding heavy-metal-associated domain-containing protein, translating to MIQTFKVQNVKCEGCAHTLKEKLRPLFGEVKVDLECEPREITLDIEENQREMLSKTLKSLGYPLVGEKLGFVESSSAKAKSFVSCAIGKINT from the coding sequence ATGATACAAACATTTAAAGTGCAAAATGTCAAATGTGAAGGTTGTGCACACACATTGAAAGAAAAATTGCGTCCTCTGTTTGGGGAAGTCAAGGTTGATCTTGAGTGCGAACCACGGGAGATAACACTCGATATAGAGGAAAATCAGAGAGAGATGCTCTCAAAGACACTGAAGTCATTAGGATATCCTCTGGTAGGTGAGAAATTGGGATTTGTTGAAAGCAGTTCAGCAAAAGCAAAAAGTTTTGTCTCGTGTGCTATTGGTAAAATTAACACCTGA
- a CDS encoding RND family efflux transporter, producing MKKIFLYMVFSLLLFAKVHYAKVEPYESVTLKSAVSGLVLDVDLDAEGRMVDGKRVIHLDDQLDRVNLDDTKKSILFLEEMLGINEEIASSLAETVKRQESYYHRISKLSTASKTQKDNAYSAFASAKTQYLSTHEKIVSLKKQILDMQYKVAQLEDTIRKKSIILKKKYLYKLLVREGDFVGVGTPLARVDDASRAKLVLFLEPEELKDVKQRTVYLNDKETQYKINKVWRVADEKFISSYRAEIYIPAPEEHFSELIKVELK from the coding sequence ATGAAAAAAATATTTCTATATATGGTATTTTCGCTGTTACTGTTTGCCAAAGTGCATTATGCTAAAGTTGAACCGTATGAATCAGTTACTCTGAAGTCTGCAGTGAGTGGATTGGTCCTCGATGTCGATCTTGATGCAGAAGGCAGGATGGTTGACGGAAAGCGTGTAATCCATTTGGATGATCAGTTGGACAGAGTCAACCTTGATGACACAAAAAAGAGCATACTTTTTCTCGAAGAGATGCTGGGGATAAATGAAGAGATTGCATCATCACTCGCAGAGACGGTAAAACGTCAGGAGAGTTATTATCATCGCATCTCCAAGCTTTCTACTGCTTCAAAGACCCAGAAAGACAATGCTTACAGTGCATTTGCTTCGGCCAAAACACAATATCTTAGTACCCATGAAAAGATTGTATCTTTGAAAAAACAGATACTTGATATGCAGTATAAAGTGGCACAGCTTGAAGATACGATCAGAAAAAAATCGATTATTTTGAAAAAAAAGTATCTTTATAAGCTGTTGGTGAGAGAAGGAGATTTTGTGGGGGTTGGAACACCTTTAGCTCGTGTTGATGATGCAAGCAGAGCAAAGCTGGTACTATTCCTGGAGCCGGAAGAACTTAAAGATGTAAAGCAGAGAACAGTCTACCTGAATGATAAAGAGACACAATATAAGATCAATAAAGTGTGGCGTGTGGCAGATGAGAAATTTATCTCTTCCTACCGTGCTGAGATATATATTCCTGCACCTGAAGAACATTTCTCGGAATTAATCAAAGTGGAGTTAAAATGA
- a CDS encoding 2-oxoglutarate synthase subunit alpha — MSATREIISTGNDLAAIAAVDAGCMFFGGYPITPSSEVMHTISDLLPKVGGTAIQMEDEIAGVAAAIGAGMAGVRTLTATSGPGISLKAENLGLAQMAEVPLVVVNVMRGGPSTGLPTRVSQGDIAQAKNPSHGDYKSITVCAGTLAECYTETVRAFNLADRFMQPVFVLLDETLGHMHGKAMLPSVEEVKAGIKPRKTFDGPAEEYRPYGVAQDEPAVLNPMYTGYRYHFTGLHHDAMGFPTEEIETCRKLIDRLFRKVDEHRDEIESNEEYLLDDAEILLVGYGSASLAIKEAINVLREEGIKAGLFRPITIWPSPEERMYELGQKFDKVLVVELNQGQYLEEVQRSMGRRDIHKLTKTNGRPFSPADIIEKVKEL, encoded by the coding sequence ATGTCAGCAACAAGAGAGATTATTTCAACTGGTAACGATCTGGCTGCGATTGCAGCAGTAGATGCCGGATGTATGTTCTTTGGTGGGTATCCAATTACTCCATCAAGTGAAGTAATGCACACTATCTCTGACCTTCTTCCAAAGGTTGGCGGAACAGCGATTCAAATGGAAGATGAGATAGCAGGTGTAGCTGCAGCTATAGGTGCCGGTATGGCAGGTGTAAGAACACTGACAGCAACATCAGGACCTGGTATCTCACTTAAAGCGGAGAACCTTGGTCTTGCGCAGATGGCAGAAGTACCTTTGGTTGTCGTTAACGTTATGAGAGGAGGGCCGTCAACAGGTCTTCCAACACGTGTATCTCAAGGAGATATCGCTCAGGCCAAAAATCCATCTCACGGTGATTATAAATCAATTACTGTATGTGCCGGGACACTGGCAGAGTGTTACACAGAAACTGTAAGAGCATTTAACCTTGCAGATAGATTTATGCAGCCGGTTTTTGTTCTTTTGGACGAGACACTCGGTCATATGCATGGTAAAGCAATGCTTCCATCAGTTGAAGAGGTAAAAGCAGGTATTAAACCAAGAAAAACATTTGACGGTCCGGCTGAAGAGTACAGACCATACGGTGTTGCTCAAGATGAGCCGGCTGTATTGAATCCAATGTATACAGGATACAGATACCACTTTACAGGATTACACCATGATGCAATGGGATTCCCGACAGAAGAGATTGAAACCTGTAGAAAACTGATTGACAGACTCTTTAGAAAAGTTGATGAGCACAGAGATGAGATCGAAAGCAATGAAGAGTATCTGCTGGATGATGCAGAGATTCTTCTTGTCGGTTACGGTTCAGCGTCTCTGGCGATCAAGGAAGCGATCAACGTATTGAGAGAAGAGGGGATTAAAGCAGGTCTTTTCAGACCGATCACGATCTGGCCGTCTCCGGAAGAGCGTATGTATGAACTGGGACAGAAATTTGACAAAGTACTTGTTGTTGAGCTTAACCAGGGACAATATCTCGAAGAAGTACAAAGATCTATGGGAAGAAGAGATATTCATAAGCTGACAAAAACGAATGGTCGCCCATTCTCACCTGCAGATATTATTGAAAAAGTAAAGGAGCTATAA
- a CDS encoding 2-oxoacid:acceptor oxidoreductase family protein, with protein MSRIVMRFTGVGGQGVLLAGEIFAAAKIKGGGFGLKTATYTSQVRGGPTVVDIQLDDNEIWYPYAIDGQINFMLSVADVSYQQFKHGVKEGGTIVIEPNLVHPTEEDRKKWNIYEIPIITIAKEEVGNVITQSVVALAIANTMMKALDEELLINTMLSKVPKKVHEANLKAYELGKKYALEALEKGPVR; from the coding sequence ATGAGTAGAATTGTAATGAGATTTACCGGTGTTGGTGGACAAGGGGTTCTTCTGGCCGGAGAGATCTTTGCAGCAGCAAAGATCAAAGGAGGCGGCTTCGGTCTTAAAACTGCAACTTATACCTCACAGGTCCGTGGTGGACCGACAGTAGTTGATATTCAGTTGGATGATAATGAGATCTGGTATCCTTATGCTATTGATGGTCAGATCAACTTTATGCTTTCCGTTGCAGATGTAAGTTATCAGCAGTTCAAGCATGGTGTAAAAGAAGGTGGAACGATAGTAATCGAGCCAAACCTGGTACACCCGACAGAAGAAGATAGAAAAAAATGGAATATTTATGAAATTCCTATTATTACAATTGCCAAAGAAGAGGTTGGTAACGTAATTACACAATCTGTAGTTGCACTTGCAATTGCAAATACGATGATGAAAGCTCTGGATGAAGAGTTGCTTATCAATACAATGCTTTCAAAAGTACCTAAAAAAGTACATGAAGCAAACCTTAAAGCATATGAGCTTGGTAAGAAGTATGCACTTGAAGCATTGGAAAAAGGTCCAGTGAGATAA
- a CDS encoding 4Fe-4S dicluster domain-containing protein: MAVMAAPENTPVWVDTSRCKACDICVDACPAGVLAMKAEPTSTLGAMISIVAPEACIGCNECELTCPDFAIYVAEKKEFKFAKLTDSAKARQEAIKNNGYRLPEDYKEAN, from the coding sequence ATGGCAGTAATGGCAGCTCCGGAAAATACTCCAGTATGGGTAGATACATCTCGATGTAAAGCATGTGACATTTGTGTAGACGCATGCCCTGCAGGTGTTCTTGCAATGAAAGCAGAACCAACTTCAACACTAGGTGCAATGATCAGTATTGTTGCACCGGAAGCATGTATTGGATGTAATGAATGTGAACTTACTTGTCCAGACTTTGCTATCTATGTGGCTGAAAAGAAAGAGTTTAAATTTGCTAAGTTGACAGACTCGGCAAAAGCTAGACAGGAAGCGATCAAAAACAATGGGTATAGATTACCTGAAGATTATAAGGAGGCGAACTAA
- a CDS encoding tyrosine-type recombinase/integrase has protein sequence MYNYASSLFQENHLLFDNIFKGTGSSGHVSSTGIDFQWRNIRSLTGVPKMRLHDIRHLIGFISINSGYSLEQTGSVLGHTSTATTKRYSNMKVESATEVLRNMFDRFTE, from the coding sequence ATGTATAATTATGCTTCTTCGCTATTTCAAGAAAATCATCTACTGTTTGACAATATTTTCAAAGGTACAGGATCAAGTGGTCATGTCTCCAGTACAGGAATAGATTTTCAGTGGCGAAATATCAGGTCTCTTACCGGTGTACCTAAAATGAGACTCCATGATATACGACATTTAATTGGTTTTATCAGTATCAATAGTGGTTACAGTTTGGAACAAACTGGATCCGTTTTAGGACATACTTCCACAGCTACCACCAAACGCTATTCCAACATGAAAGTAGAAAGTGCTACCGAAGTACTTCGGAATATGTTTGATAGGTTTACAGAATAA